A region from the Beduinella massiliensis genome encodes:
- the topA gene encoding type I DNA topoisomerase codes for MNYKLVIVESPAKARTIGKFLGRTYKVEASQGHVRDLPKSQMGVDVENDFEPKYITIRGRGEILDKIRKEAKNATRIYLATDPDREGEAISWHLSNVLGIDPSEPCRVEFHEITDKAVKNAMKSPRPINMELVNAQQARRVLDRLVGYKISPLLWMKIKKGLSAGRVQSVATRMIVDREQEIDSFIPEEYWDVNAKAQLGRQKFHVRLTSLDGKKAELHSEQEAAAAKARVEHARFEVKSVRASERRKNPAAPFTTSNLQQEASRKLGFTTAKTMQIAQQLYEGVDLEGEGTQGLISYIRTDSVRVSEEAIADVREMIAGRWGDTYLPEKPNVYKGRAGAQDAHEAIRPTLVSRHPEEVKASLSKDQYNLYRLVYLRFVASQMAPAVYETLTMEMESEGVGLRFYGEHLKFAGFTAVYEEGQDEAQEAVDNTQIAASVGDPVEIVETDAEQHFTQPPARYTEASLVRALEEKGIGRPSTYAPTISTIIARGYVTREKKRLYPTELGTMVTEMMKEYFKDIVDIQFTAGMEEQLDEVEEGEMPWKEVIERFYGPFEKTLENAEQKIEKVKVKDEVSDVVCDKCGAMMVYKLGRYGKFLACPNFPDCRNTKALQIEIEAPCPKCGGKLLEKTSRRGRKFYGCEHYPECDFVSWDMPVKEKCPVCGSYMTLKRGRKGEMWHICASETCRHRVEVQAPEEGQETDE; via the coding sequence TTGAACTATAAACTCGTCATCGTCGAATCGCCCGCGAAGGCGCGCACCATCGGCAAGTTCCTGGGACGCACGTACAAGGTGGAGGCGTCCCAGGGCCACGTGCGCGACCTGCCCAAGTCGCAGATGGGCGTGGATGTGGAAAATGACTTCGAGCCCAAGTACATCACCATCCGCGGGCGCGGTGAAATTTTGGATAAAATCCGCAAGGAAGCGAAGAACGCGACTCGAATTTACCTCGCGACTGACCCTGACCGCGAGGGAGAAGCGATCTCGTGGCACCTTTCAAACGTGCTGGGCATCGATCCGTCCGAGCCCTGCCGCGTGGAATTTCATGAAATTACGGACAAGGCGGTCAAAAATGCCATGAAGTCCCCGAGGCCGATCAACATGGAGCTGGTGAACGCTCAGCAGGCGCGCCGCGTGCTGGATCGGCTGGTCGGCTACAAGATCAGCCCGCTCCTTTGGATGAAGATCAAAAAGGGACTTTCGGCGGGCCGCGTGCAGTCCGTTGCCACGCGCATGATCGTGGACCGCGAGCAGGAGATCGATTCGTTCATCCCCGAGGAATACTGGGACGTGAACGCGAAGGCTCAGCTCGGACGGCAGAAGTTTCACGTGCGTCTTACGTCGCTGGACGGCAAAAAGGCGGAGCTGCACAGCGAGCAGGAGGCCGCCGCCGCGAAGGCGCGCGTGGAGCATGCGCGCTTTGAGGTGAAGAGCGTCCGCGCCAGCGAGCGGCGCAAGAACCCCGCCGCGCCGTTCACCACCTCGAACCTGCAGCAGGAGGCCTCGCGCAAGCTGGGCTTCACCACCGCTAAGACCATGCAGATCGCCCAGCAGCTTTACGAGGGCGTAGACCTGGAGGGCGAAGGCACGCAGGGCCTTATTTCCTACATCCGTACGGATTCCGTGCGCGTGTCGGAGGAGGCCATCGCGGACGTCCGCGAGATGATCGCGGGCCGCTGGGGCGATACGTACCTGCCGGAGAAGCCCAACGTCTACAAGGGACGCGCGGGCGCTCAGGACGCGCACGAGGCCATCCGCCCGACGCTGGTCTCCCGCCATCCGGAGGAGGTCAAGGCCTCGCTTTCCAAGGATCAGTACAACCTGTACCGGCTCGTCTACCTGCGCTTCGTCGCCAGCCAGATGGCGCCCGCCGTCTATGAGACGCTGACGATGGAGATGGAAAGCGAGGGCGTGGGCCTGCGCTTTTACGGCGAGCACCTCAAGTTCGCTGGCTTTACCGCCGTCTATGAAGAGGGACAGGACGAGGCGCAGGAGGCTGTGGACAATACCCAGATCGCGGCCAGCGTGGGCGATCCGGTGGAGATCGTGGAGACGGACGCGGAGCAGCACTTCACGCAGCCGCCCGCGCGCTACACCGAAGCCTCGCTCGTGCGCGCACTGGAGGAAAAGGGCATCGGCCGTCCGTCGACCTACGCGCCGACGATCTCCACGATCATCGCCCGGGGCTACGTCACGCGCGAAAAAAAGCGATTGTACCCGACGGAGCTGGGCACGATGGTCACCGAGATGATGAAGGAATACTTTAAGGACATCGTGGACATCCAGTTCACCGCGGGTATGGAGGAACAGCTCGACGAGGTGGAGGAGGGCGAGATGCCCTGGAAAGAGGTCATCGAGCGCTTCTACGGCCCCTTTGAAAAGACGCTCGAAAACGCCGAGCAGAAGATCGAGAAGGTCAAGGTCAAGGACGAGGTTTCCGACGTCGTGTGCGACAAATGCGGCGCGATGATGGTCTATAAGCTCGGGCGCTACGGCAAGTTCCTCGCCTGCCCCAACTTCCCGGACTGCCGCAACACCAAAGCCCTTCAGATCGAGATCGAGGCGCCTTGTCCCAAGTGCGGCGGCAAGCTGCTGGAAAAGACATCGCGGCGGGGGCGCAAGTTCTACGGCTGCGAGCACTACCCGGAGTGCGACTTCGTCTCCTGGGATATGCCGGTCAAGGAGAAATGCCCGGTCTGCGGCAGCTATATGACGCTCAAGCGCGGACGCAAAGGCGAGATGTGGCACATCTGCGCGAGCGAGACCTGCCGCCACCGCGTCGAGGTGCAGGCGCCGGAAGAGGGGCAGGAGACGGACGAATGA
- the trmFO gene encoding methylenetetrahydrofolate--tRNA-(uracil(54)-C(5))-methyltransferase (FADH(2)-oxidizing) TrmFO, with product MRATVVGAGLAGCEAAWQLQKRGVAVTLVEMKPEKYTPAHHAAGFAELVCSNSLRGDALTNAVGLLKEEMRQLDSLILRAADASRVPAGGALAVDREAFSGFVTKALAACERVEIVCREVTDIPQPPCIVATGPLTSDALSEKIAALPGLETLNFFDAAAPIVMQESLDMDRIYRASRYGRGDDYLNCPMTREEYDAFYEALIAAEGADVHGFDDAKVFEGCMPIETMARRGRMVMAFGPMKPVGLPDPRTGREPFAVVQLRQDDAAATLYNIVGFQTRLKWGEQRRVFSMIPGLEHAEFARYGVMHRNTFLHSPGFLDDHYEMLQRPGVYFAGQMTGVEGYVESAASGLVAGLSLARKLRGEAPVDFTRLTAIGAMAHYVSAAGGGFQPMNANFGLIDPLERRVKGKQERYAQVAVRALNVIEALRSNPLRGDFYAEPSGPV from the coding sequence ATGAGGGCAACGGTCGTAGGCGCGGGCCTGGCGGGCTGCGAGGCGGCCTGGCAGCTGCAAAAACGGGGCGTCGCGGTCACCCTCGTGGAGATGAAGCCCGAAAAGTACACGCCCGCCCACCACGCGGCGGGCTTTGCGGAGCTGGTGTGCTCCAACTCCCTGCGCGGCGACGCGCTCACCAACGCGGTGGGGCTGCTCAAGGAGGAAATGCGTCAGCTCGATTCCCTCATCCTGCGCGCGGCGGACGCCTCGCGCGTGCCTGCGGGCGGCGCGCTCGCGGTGGACCGCGAAGCCTTTTCCGGCTTCGTCACCAAGGCGCTCGCCGCATGCGAGCGGGTAGAGATCGTCTGCCGCGAGGTGACCGACATCCCGCAGCCGCCCTGTATCGTCGCCACGGGCCCGCTGACCTCGGACGCGCTCTCGGAAAAAATCGCCGCTTTGCCTGGACTTGAGACGCTCAACTTTTTTGACGCGGCCGCCCCCATCGTGATGCAGGAATCGCTCGACATGGACCGGATATACCGTGCCAGCCGGTACGGGCGCGGGGACGATTACCTCAACTGCCCCATGACGCGCGAGGAATACGACGCCTTTTACGAAGCGCTGATCGCCGCCGAGGGCGCCGACGTGCACGGGTTTGACGACGCCAAGGTGTTCGAGGGCTGCATGCCCATCGAGACGATGGCCCGACGCGGACGCATGGTGATGGCCTTCGGCCCGATGAAGCCCGTGGGCCTTCCAGACCCGCGCACGGGGCGGGAGCCCTTCGCGGTGGTGCAGCTGCGTCAGGACGACGCGGCGGCGACGCTGTACAACATCGTCGGTTTCCAGACGCGCCTCAAGTGGGGCGAGCAGCGCCGCGTCTTTTCGATGATTCCGGGGCTGGAGCACGCGGAATTCGCACGCTACGGCGTAATGCACCGCAACACCTTCCTGCACTCGCCGGGTTTTTTGGATGACCATTACGAAATGCTTCAAAGGCCCGGCGTCTACTTCGCGGGCCAGATGACCGGCGTGGAGGGCTACGTGGAGAGCGCGGCCTCGGGACTGGTTGCGGGCCTGTCGCTGGCGAGAAAGCTTCGGGGGGAGGCGCCCGTGGACTTCACGCGCCTGACCGCGATCGGGGCGATGGCGCATTATGTCTCCGCTGCTGGCGGCGGCTTTCAGCCGATGAACGCGAACTTCGGGCTGATCGACCCGCTGGAGCGGCGCGTGAAGGGCAAGCAGGAGCGCTACGCGCAGGTGGCCGTCCGCGCGCTGAACGTGATCGAGGCGCTGCGTTCCAACCCGCTGCGGGGCGATTTTTACGCAGAACCGTCCGGTCCGGTCTAA
- the hslV gene encoding ATP-dependent protease subunit HslV, which produces MRGTTICAVKKNGHIAIAGDGQVTMGEHTIFKATAHKVRRIFGGKVVTGFAGSVADAFSLCERFEEKLTQFGGNLERAAVELAQEWRSDKAMRKLDAMLIVAGGDDLMIVSGTGEVIVPDDGVAAVGSGGNFAMAAARALCENTELSAHDIAEKALHIAADICVYTNHNVIVEDV; this is translated from the coding sequence ATGAGAGGCACCACCATCTGCGCCGTCAAGAAGAACGGGCACATCGCCATCGCGGGCGACGGTCAGGTGACGATGGGCGAACATACGATTTTTAAGGCGACAGCGCATAAGGTGCGCCGTATCTTCGGCGGCAAGGTCGTCACGGGCTTTGCGGGCTCGGTGGCCGACGCTTTTTCGCTTTGCGAGCGCTTTGAGGAAAAGCTGACGCAGTTCGGCGGCAACCTGGAGCGCGCGGCGGTGGAGCTGGCGCAGGAGTGGCGCAGCGACAAGGCGATGCGAAAGCTGGACGCGATGCTGATCGTCGCGGGCGGGGACGACCTGATGATCGTTTCCGGCACGGGCGAGGTGATCGTGCCCGACGACGGCGTGGCGGCGGTCGGCTCCGGTGGAAACTTTGCGATGGCGGCGGCGCGCGCGCTGTGCGAGAACACGGAGCTTTCCGCGCACGACATCGCGGAAAAGGCGCTGCACATCGCGGCGGACATCTGCGTGTACACGAACCACAACGTCATCGTCGAGGACGTCTGA
- the hslU gene encoding ATP-dependent protease ATPase subunit HslU yields MQLTPKEIVRELDRFIIGQDEAKRAVAVALRNRYRRAQLPEEMREEVTPKNILMIGPTGVGKTEIARRLAKLVDAPFVKVEATKFTEVGYVGRDVESIVRDLVEASIRIVKDQAAEKVKTRATVLAEDRILNIILHPKKKPTNPIDLLLGNKPKEPEVPPEEQQRIATQRDDLRGQLMRGELENLEIEVEVEDAPQNVEINGASVNIGDMMGGFMPKKTKMRRMKVSEARRILTAEEEQNLIDMDAVTEEALRRAEQDGIVFIDEIDKIAGRSAGGHGPDVSREGVQRDILPIVEGSTVNTKYGPVKTDFMLFIAAGAFHVAKVTDLIPELQGRFPVRVSLRSLSQDDMKRILTQTDNALTKQYEALLAVDHVHLHFDESALEALALAAFVANETNEDIGARRLHTIFEQLLEDISFNAGGDMPDVDVYINGDYVREHLGEAAVAQDLKRYIL; encoded by the coding sequence ATGCAGCTTACACCCAAGGAGATCGTGCGCGAGCTCGATCGATTCATCATCGGCCAGGACGAGGCCAAGCGCGCCGTGGCGGTCGCGCTGCGCAACCGTTACCGCCGTGCGCAGCTCCCGGAGGAGATGCGCGAGGAGGTCACCCCTAAGAACATCCTGATGATCGGCCCGACGGGCGTAGGCAAGACCGAAATCGCCCGCCGCCTGGCCAAGCTGGTGGACGCGCCGTTCGTCAAGGTGGAGGCGACCAAATTCACCGAGGTGGGCTACGTGGGCCGCGACGTGGAATCCATCGTGCGCGACCTGGTGGAGGCGTCCATCCGCATCGTCAAGGATCAGGCGGCGGAGAAGGTGAAGACGCGGGCGACCGTTCTGGCGGAGGACCGCATTCTGAACATCATCCTCCACCCCAAGAAGAAGCCGACCAACCCCATCGACCTGCTGCTGGGCAACAAGCCGAAGGAGCCGGAAGTGCCTCCGGAGGAGCAGCAGCGCATCGCCACCCAGCGCGACGACCTGCGCGGGCAGCTCATGCGCGGCGAGCTGGAAAATCTCGAAATCGAGGTCGAGGTCGAGGACGCGCCGCAGAACGTGGAGATCAACGGCGCGAGCGTCAACATCGGGGATATGATGGGCGGCTTTATGCCCAAGAAGACCAAGATGCGCCGCATGAAGGTCTCCGAGGCGCGCCGCATTTTGACCGCCGAGGAGGAACAGAACCTCATCGACATGGATGCTGTCACCGAGGAAGCGCTGCGCCGTGCGGAGCAGGACGGCATCGTCTTCATCGATGAGATCGACAAGATCGCCGGACGCTCGGCGGGCGGGCACGGCCCGGACGTCTCGCGCGAGGGCGTGCAGCGCGACATTCTGCCCATCGTGGAGGGCTCCACCGTCAACACCAAATATGGGCCGGTCAAGACCGACTTCATGCTCTTCATCGCGGCGGGCGCGTTCCACGTGGCGAAGGTTACCGATCTCATCCCTGAGCTGCAGGGCCGCTTCCCCGTGCGCGTTTCGCTCAGGTCGCTTTCACAGGACGACATGAAGCGCATCCTGACACAGACGGACAACGCGCTCACCAAGCAGTACGAGGCGCTGCTCGCGGTCGATCACGTGCACCTGCACTTCGACGAGAGCGCGCTGGAGGCGCTGGCGCTGGCAGCCTTCGTCGCCAACGAGACGAACGAGGACATCGGCGCGCGCAGGCTGCATACGATCTTTGAGCAGCTGCTGGAGGACATCTCCTTCAACGCGGGCGGCGACATGCCGGACGTGGACGTCTACATCAACGGCGATTACGTGCGCGAACACCTGGGCGAAGCCGCGGTGGCGCAGGATTTGAAGCGCTACATCCTGTAA
- a CDS encoding phosphotransferase: MDEKLKARFRDAFAIVEVQPILKGWSSDRKYRASRADGTHVLLKLSDGGQFEAKRNEFELMQRIAALGVPMCQPIAFGRFGDAVYSVQSWIDGDEAEETIPRLSQTQQYAYGLQAGEILRIIHTIPAPTGQPEWSLRFNRKIDRKIEGYWACGLRIEGDAQMLAYIEANRPLLSGRPQCYQHGDYHIGNMMIDRQGRLQIIDFNRSDFGDPWEEFIRIVWCAQRSPLFASGMVEGYFGGEPPELFWRLLALYIANNTLGSIYWAIPFGQGEIDVMRRQAQDVLGWYDHMRRVVPAWYIPKWNPQAAGGIQHSARKDT; encoded by the coding sequence ATGGACGAGAAGCTCAAGGCGCGCTTTCGGGATGCATTCGCGATCGTTGAAGTGCAGCCGATCTTAAAAGGCTGGTCGAGCGACAGGAAATACCGCGCGAGCCGCGCCGACGGCACGCATGTTTTGCTCAAACTGTCGGATGGGGGACAGTTTGAGGCGAAAAGGAATGAATTTGAGCTGATGCAGCGGATCGCCGCGCTGGGGGTGCCCATGTGCCAGCCGATCGCCTTTGGGCGCTTCGGCGATGCCGTGTACTCCGTGCAAAGCTGGATCGACGGCGACGAGGCGGAAGAGACGATCCCGCGCCTTTCGCAGACGCAGCAGTACGCATACGGGCTGCAGGCGGGCGAAATATTGAGGATCATTCACACGATCCCAGCGCCGACAGGTCAGCCGGAATGGAGCCTCCGATTTAACCGGAAGATCGACCGGAAGATCGAGGGCTATTGGGCCTGCGGGCTGCGCATTGAGGGAGACGCACAGATGCTCGCGTACATCGAAGCCAATCGCCCGCTGCTATCGGGCAGGCCGCAGTGCTATCAGCACGGAGATTACCACATCGGCAACATGATGATCGACCGCCAGGGGCGGCTTCAAATCATCGACTTCAACCGTTCTGATTTCGGAGACCCATGGGAGGAATTCATCCGCATCGTCTGGTGCGCGCAGCGCAGCCCGCTCTTCGCCAGCGGCATGGTGGAGGGGTATTTTGGCGGGGAGCCGCCGGAGCTGTTTTGGCGGCTGCTCGCGCTTTACATCGCGAACAACACGCTTGGCTCCATCTATTGGGCGATCCCCTTCGGTCAGGGCGAGATCGACGTGATGCGGAGGCAGGCGCAGGATGTGCTGGGGTGGTACGATCACATGCGCAGGGTCGTGCCTGCGTGGTACATCCCCAAATGGAATCCGCAAGCTGCGGGCGGTATCCAGCACAGTGCGCGAAAGGACACGTGA
- the leuC gene encoding 3-isopropylmalate dehydratase large subunit, producing MGMTMTQKILARAAGVESCKAGELLMCKLDLVLGNDITAPVAINEFKKMGAKKVFDPAKIALVPDHFAPNKDIKSAQMAKDMRAFAREQQIVHYFEVGKAGIEHALLPEQGLCAPGEVIIGADSHTCTYGALGCMSTGVGSTDMAAGMATGEAWFKVPEAVKVTLTGKLNPYVSGKDVILYLIGEIGVDGARYMSLEFAGEGVHEISMEGRLTISNMAIEAGAKNGIFPVDDLTRAYLQDRVTRTWHAVEADPDAEYAKEVVIDLSQVPLTVALPHLPSNTKPAAECAALMIDQAVIGSCTNGRIEDLRVAASILKGRQVSDRVRCIVIPGTQQVVKQAIGEGLVDVFVDAGAIFTMPTCGPCLGGHCGVLADGERCVSTTNRNFVGRMGHTGSEVILASPAVAAASAIMGRVATPDEVK from the coding sequence ATGGGCATGACCATGACACAGAAAATCCTTGCGCGCGCCGCGGGCGTCGAGAGCTGCAAGGCGGGCGAGCTGCTGATGTGCAAGCTCGATCTCGTGCTCGGCAACGACATCACGGCGCCGGTCGCCATCAACGAATTTAAGAAGATGGGCGCCAAGAAGGTCTTTGACCCCGCGAAGATCGCGCTGGTGCCGGATCACTTCGCGCCGAACAAGGACATCAAGTCCGCCCAGATGGCGAAGGACATGCGCGCCTTTGCGCGCGAACAGCAGATCGTCCATTACTTCGAGGTCGGCAAGGCCGGCATCGAGCACGCGCTGCTGCCGGAGCAGGGCCTTTGCGCGCCGGGCGAGGTCATCATCGGCGCGGACAGCCATACCTGCACCTACGGCGCGCTGGGCTGCATGTCCACGGGCGTCGGCTCCACGGACATGGCGGCCGGCATGGCGACCGGCGAGGCATGGTTCAAGGTGCCGGAGGCCGTAAAGGTGACGCTCACCGGCAAGCTCAACCCCTACGTCAGCGGCAAGGATGTCATCCTCTACCTGATCGGCGAGATCGGCGTGGACGGCGCGCGCTACATGTCGCTGGAATTCGCCGGCGAGGGCGTGCACGAGATCTCCATGGAGGGCCGCCTCACCATTTCGAACATGGCGATCGAGGCGGGCGCGAAGAACGGCATCTTCCCGGTCGACGACCTGACGCGCGCCTATCTCCAGGACCGCGTGACGCGCACGTGGCACGCAGTAGAAGCGGACCCGGACGCGGAGTACGCGAAGGAGGTCGTCATCGACCTTTCGCAGGTGCCGCTGACCGTCGCGCTGCCGCACCTCCCCTCCAACACGAAGCCCGCTGCGGAATGCGCGGCGCTCATGATCGATCAGGCGGTCATCGGTTCCTGCACCAACGGCCGCATCGAGGATCTGCGCGTCGCCGCTTCCATCCTCAAGGGCCGGCAGGTTTCCGACCGCGTGCGCTGCATCGTGATTCCCGGCACGCAGCAGGTCGTCAAGCAGGCGATTGGGGAGGGGTTGGTCGACGTCTTCGTGGACGCGGGCGCGATCTTCACCATGCCGACCTGCGGCCCGTGTCTGGGCGGCCACTGCGGCGTGCTCGCGGATGGAGAGCGCTGCGTTTCCACGACGAACCGCAACTTCGTGGGCCGCATGGGACACACGGGCAGCGAGGTCATCCTCGCGTCGCCCGCCGTCGCCGCCGCTTCGGCCATCATGGGCCGCGTCGCCACGCCGGATGAAGTGAAGTAA
- the leuD gene encoding 3-isopropylmalate dehydratase small subunit produces MKMQSAVIKYGDHVDTDVIIPARYLNTTDPTELARHCMEDIDADFHQKAKTRRIMVAGRNFGCGSSREHAPLAIKAAGIQCVIADSFARIFYRNAINIGLPIVECPEAAAAIADGSEVSVDLDTGVMTDVASGRTFTAAPFPPFMQGIIEAGGLVPFVRRQLEEK; encoded by the coding sequence ATGAAAATGCAATCCGCCGTCATCAAGTACGGCGATCACGTCGATACCGACGTCATCATTCCCGCGCGCTACCTCAACACCACCGACCCCACGGAGCTGGCCAGGCACTGCATGGAGGACATCGACGCGGACTTCCATCAGAAAGCGAAGACGCGCAGGATTATGGTCGCGGGCCGGAATTTCGGCTGCGGCTCCTCGCGCGAGCACGCGCCGCTGGCGATCAAGGCGGCGGGCATTCAATGCGTCATCGCGGATTCCTTCGCGCGCATCTTCTACCGCAACGCGATCAACATCGGCCTTCCCATCGTCGAATGCCCGGAGGCTGCCGCGGCTATTGCCGACGGCAGCGAGGTGAGCGTAGACCTCGACACGGGCGTCATGACCGACGTCGCGAGCGGCCGGACGTTCACCGCCGCGCCCTTCCCGCCCTTCATGCAGGGCATCATCGAAGCGGGCGGCCTCGTGCCGTTCGTGCGCCGTCAGCTGGAGGAGAAGTAA
- the leuB gene encoding 3-isopropylmalate dehydrogenase: MQAKIVLLKGDGIGPEIVDQAVSVLQAVAAKYHHGFVFNPQLLGGASIDACGVPLTDEALSACNTADAVLMGAVGGPKWDGVEPARRPEKGLLALRKGMGVFANLRPCTIHRQLAAACPLRPDIVSEPIDILMLRELTGDIYFGKRHRSEDRAYATDEMAYSKQEISRLARIGFENAMKRKRRLCSVDKANVLECSRLWRETVQEMAKEYPQVEVTYMYVDNAAMQLILRPAQFDVMITGNLFGDILSDESAAIAGSLGMMPSASLGEGTRGLYEPIHGSAPDIAGKDIANPLGTILSAAMLLRHSLGLEEEAAAVEAAVEKVLDAGYRTGDIWSEGCEKVGCRRMGELVARAI, translated from the coding sequence ATGCAGGCAAAAATCGTGTTGCTCAAGGGCGACGGCATCGGACCGGAGATCGTGGATCAGGCCGTAAGCGTGCTGCAAGCCGTCGCGGCAAAGTATCACCACGGCTTTGTCTTCAATCCCCAGTTGTTGGGCGGCGCATCCATCGACGCGTGCGGCGTGCCGCTGACCGACGAGGCGCTCAGCGCCTGTAACACAGCGGATGCGGTGCTCATGGGCGCGGTCGGCGGCCCGAAGTGGGACGGCGTGGAGCCTGCCCGCAGGCCGGAAAAGGGCCTGCTCGCGCTGCGCAAGGGAATGGGCGTTTTCGCAAACCTGCGCCCCTGCACGATCCATCGCCAGCTTGCGGCCGCCTGCCCGCTCAGGCCCGACATCGTCAGCGAGCCGATCGACATCCTGATGCTGCGCGAGCTCACCGGCGACATCTACTTCGGCAAGCGCCACCGCTCGGAGGACAGGGCCTACGCGACGGATGAGATGGCCTATTCCAAGCAGGAAATCAGCCGCCTTGCGCGCATCGGATTTGAAAACGCCATGAAGCGCAAGCGCCGCCTTTGCAGCGTCGATAAGGCGAACGTGCTCGAGTGCTCCCGCCTGTGGCGCGAGACCGTGCAGGAGATGGCGAAGGAATATCCGCAGGTCGAGGTGACCTACATGTACGTGGACAATGCGGCGATGCAGCTGATATTGCGTCCCGCGCAGTTTGACGTGATGATAACGGGCAACCTGTTCGGCGACATCCTTTCCGACGAGAGCGCCGCCATCGCCGGCAGCCTGGGCATGATGCCCTCCGCCAGCCTGGGCGAGGGCACGCGCGGGCTGTACGAGCCCATTCACGGCTCCGCGCCCGACATTGCGGGCAAGGACATCGCCAACCCGCTGGGCACGATCCTCTCTGCGGCGATGCTGCTGCGCCATTCCCTCGGCCTGGAGGAAGAGGCGGCGGCGGTCGAGGCGGCGGTCGAAAAGGTGCTCGACGCGGGCTATCGCACCGGCGACATCTGGTCCGAGGGCTGCGAAAAGGTTGGCTGCAGGCGGATGGGCGAGCTGGTCGCGAGGGCGATTTAA
- a CDS encoding GyrI-like domain-containing protein, translating into MKFYISTTQENILSLKVIYMRRTGAYGIENYKLMDTFKKWVQENNLYNEDTVIYAIPMDDPEKVMPCHCRYDVCINKPKNQTFIQNQIECRDLESGKYLIFLIPHTADIVQTAWQMCFSELEKLGYSLDEGRPIMERYKKRLVDKHYCELCMPIL; encoded by the coding sequence TTGAAGTTTTATATCAGTACAACGCAAGAAAACATACTGTCCTTAAAAGTGATCTATATGAGAAGAACCGGCGCGTATGGTATCGAGAATTATAAATTGATGGACACATTTAAGAAATGGGTCCAAGAGAATAATTTATACAACGAAGATACAGTAATTTATGCAATACCTATGGACGACCCTGAAAAAGTAATGCCTTGTCATTGCCGTTACGATGTTTGTATCAACAAACCCAAAAATCAAACCTTTATACAAAATCAAATCGAATGCAGAGATTTAGAAAGCGGCAAATATTTAATTTTTCTAATTCCCCACACAGCAGATATAGTCCAAACTGCGTGGCAAATGTGTTTTTCTGAATTGGAGAAACTGGGGTACTCGTTGGATGAAGGCAGGCCCATAATGGAACGCTATAAGAAAAGGCTTGTAGATAAACATTATTGTGAATTGTGCATGCCCATTCTATAA
- a CDS encoding GDSL-type esterase/lipase family protein: MLFEKGDKIVFIGDSISDFDRKRPVGEGLFNAWGTSYVADVGATLTCMYPELHIRVVNMGVSGNQVRDLEARWQTDVLDLAPDWVSVLIGINDVWRQFDSPLQAEEHVSPEEYERAYERLIERTLPHVKGMILMTPYFMEPNRADPMRARMDAYGEIVRRLAQRHGLVFVDLQSAWDALFAHMHPCAIAWDRIHPNQTGHMYIARQFLKAVGAER, encoded by the coding sequence ATGCTCTTTGAAAAGGGAGACAAAATCGTCTTCATCGGCGATTCCATCTCCGACTTCGACCGCAAGCGCCCTGTCGGCGAGGGGCTCTTCAACGCCTGGGGCACCAGCTACGTGGCGGATGTCGGCGCGACGCTCACCTGCATGTACCCGGAGCTGCATATTCGCGTGGTCAACATGGGCGTCAGCGGCAATCAGGTGCGCGACCTTGAGGCGAGATGGCAGACGGATGTGCTGGACCTTGCGCCCGATTGGGTCAGCGTGCTCATCGGCATCAACGACGTCTGGCGTCAATTCGATTCCCCCCTGCAGGCGGAAGAGCACGTATCGCCCGAGGAATACGAGCGCGCCTATGAACGCCTGATCGAGCGCACCCTGCCCCACGTCAAGGGCATGATCCTGATGACGCCTTACTTCATGGAGCCAAACCGCGCCGACCCCATGCGCGCGCGGATGGACGCGTACGGCGAGATCGTACGGCGTCTCGCGCAGCGGCACGGGCTCGTCTTCGTCGACCTGCAGAGCGCCTGGGACGCGCTCTTTGCCCACATGCATCCCTGCGCCATCGCCTGGGATCGCATCCATCCCAACCAGACGGGGCATATGTACATCGCCAGGCAGTTTCTGAAGGCGGTCGGCGCGGAGCGATAG